Proteins found in one Coffea eugenioides isolate CCC68of chromosome 5, Ceug_1.0, whole genome shotgun sequence genomic segment:
- the LOC113771970 gene encoding cytochrome P450 71D10-like, giving the protein MEFITVIAFFIFLFMLIKLLKRSVMKSDLKMPPGPKPLPIIGNLHQLFGSLAHRTLRDLAIRYGPLMHLKLGEVSTLVVTSPEAAEEFMKTHDLQFANRPQLISVRIFNYDCTNIAFAPFGEYWRQLRKICVMELLSTKCVLSFRPIREEEVLNFIRDISSNQGSTVNISRKIFSFTYGLVARVAFGKKSKYQEEFISLMEVALKMNSGFNAADEYPSVKIIQVTSEMSPKLNKMHRALDKILENIVDDHAQKSRQIVPTDGATKEDLVDVLINAQKSGDSGIPLTKNNIKAVILDIFSARSETSSAVVEWAMSEMLKNPGVMTKAQEEVRKAFDGSGNVQESGLHELKYLQAVIKETFRLHPPVPLLLPRESSEQCNINGFEIPAKTRVIINAWAISRDPRHWTDAEKFKPERFLYSTIDYQGKDLKYIPFGAGRRICPGIALGLTSMELLLAQLLYHFDWKLPGKLKNEQLDMAEAFGLTVRRKNDLQLVAVPYKTGSLLA; this is encoded by the exons ATGGAGTTCATCACCGTCATTGCCTTCTTTATCTTTCTCTTCATGCTAATCAAGCTTCTGAAAAGATCGGTAATGAAATCAGATCTGAAGATGCCTCCAGGCCCAAAACCACTTCCAATTATTGGAAACTTGCATCAGCTCTTTGGCTCTCTAGCACATCGAACCCTAAGAGATTTGGCCATCAGGTATGGGCCACTGATGCACCTAAAGCTAGGTGAAGTATCCACACTGGTGGTAACTTCTCCAGAGGCTGCTGAAGAGTTCATGAAAACACATGATCTCCAATTTGCCAACAGGCCTCAACTGATAAGCGTGAGGATTTTCAATTACGATTGCACTAACATTGCATTTGCTCCATTTGGGGAATACTGGAGACAGCTGCGCAAAATCTGTGTCATGGAGCTCTTAAGCACGAAATGTGTCCTGAGTTTTCGGCCAATTAGAGAAGAGGAGGTCCTCAATTTCATCAGAgatatttcctcaaatcagggATCAACAGTTAATATTAGCAGAAAAATCTTCTCGTTTACGTATGGCCTTGTTGCAAGAGTTGCTTTCGGCAAGAAGAGCAAGTACCAAGAAGAATTCATCTCACTCATGGAGGTAGCTTTAAAGATGAATTCAGGTTTTAATGCAGCGGATGAGTATCCTTCAGTCAAAATCATTCAAGTGACAAGTGAAATGAGTCCTAAGTTGAATAAAATGCACAGGGCTCTTGACAAAATCCTTGAAAACATAGTTGATGACCATGCGCAGAAAAGTCGACAAATAGTTCCTACGGATGGAGCAACAAAGGAAGATCTGGTTGATGTCCTTATAAACGCCCAAAAATCCGGTGATTCTGGGATCCCCTTGACCAAGAACAATATAAAAGCAGTCATACTG GACATTTTCAGTGCTAGGAGTGAGACGTCATCTGCAGTAGTGGAGTGGGCTATGTCGGAAATGTTAAAAAATCCAGGGGTGATGACAAAGGCACAAGAAGAAGTGAGAAAAGCTTTTGATGGAAGCGGAAATGTCCAGGAGTCAGGACTTCATGAATTAAAGTACCTGCAAGCAGTGATCAAAGAAACTTTTAGACTACATCCCCCTGTTCCACTGTTACTCCCAAGGGAAAGTAGCGAGCAATGCAACATTAATGGATTTGAAATACCTGCAAAAACCAGAGTTATCATCAATGCTTGGGCAATTAGCAGGGATCCCAGGCACTGGACTGATGCTGAGAAATTCAAGCCTGAGAGGTTTCTCTATTCTACAATCGATTACCAGGGGAAAGATCTCAAATATATCCCATTTGGCGCTGGAAGAAGGATATGTCCAGGCATAGCACTTGGTCTAACATCAATGGAGCTGCTACTTGCACAATTGCTCTATCATTTTGACTGGAAACTTCCAGGAAAACTGAAGAATGAGCAGCTAGACATGGCCGAGGCCTTTGGTTTGACTGTCAGGCGAAAAAATGATCTGCAGTTGGTTGCAGTTCCCTACAAAACTGGTTCTTTATTGGCATAA